A stretch of Leptospira terpstrae serovar Hualin str. LT 11-33 = ATCC 700639 DNA encodes these proteins:
- the ileS gene encoding isoleucine--tRNA ligase: protein MAKPETENPYSKTVLLPQTSFPMKADLANREPGQIKIWKEKKVFQTMKEIRKSKPSFVLHDGPPYANGNFHVGHSLNKILKDIIVKSKTLAGFQTDMIPGWDCHGLPIEVQVLKNLGKEARNTSPSELRKKCREYATEFVGKQGEDLSRFLCFWEEDRKYLTMAPEFEARIVEVFGSLFEKGYIYKGKKPVYWCIDLATAHAEAEIEYQNHVSPSIYVKFAVKGEKDTYCLIWTTTPWTLPANLAICFNQDLDYSLFQSDSHGRLILADGLKEAVEQKTGITLTKIHSLTSEDLGKMTFLHPFIDRDSIPLFGNHVTLDAGTGCVHTAPGHGTDDYRVGTAAGLPPLSPVDDYGRYTDEFEMMKGIKIWDANPKIVDLLREKNALVHYSEFTHSYPHSWRSKKPLIFRATPQWFFSIDHAGLREESLKAIDKVQWIPDWGITRIRSMVESRPDWCLSRQRNWGVPIPSFTCKSCGFTHLDDKTIKHFIQIVKKEGIEVWYEREAKDLLPEGTKCSKCGSLDLKQDKDILDVWFDSGVSSFAVFGDSLDREPADLYLEGSDQHRGWFQSSLWPSMAIRKRPPYKSVLTHGYVLDEKGHAMSKSLGNVINPTTDIINQFGADILRLWVSTQDFRDDVKIGKDSIKTVAEAYRKIRNTFRYLLGNTNAETLTWNLKKEDLEPIDRYYLHKLAKLNEDVKKLYENYHFHQVYHRVLVFCTVDLSQDYFEIIRDRMYCDAKDSKTRKSSEYALAVILETLTKILAPILSFTTEEVWTEFGAKDSVFYSDFSDLTSWVDSQLESQFVSVFQTKELVQKALEEARKLGKLGKSLEAEVLVTGESLKETGFSKEDLSLFYVVSEVSFDAGGLREVFSEWKGEKDSIQIRKPHHHECPRCWRHVSETEGKLCGRCDTVVSKLSPK from the coding sequence ATGGCCAAACCAGAAACGGAAAATCCTTATTCTAAAACGGTTCTCCTCCCACAGACCTCCTTTCCTATGAAAGCCGACCTGGCAAATCGTGAGCCCGGTCAAATTAAGATTTGGAAAGAGAAAAAAGTCTTCCAAACCATGAAGGAAATTCGTAAATCCAAACCTTCGTTTGTATTGCACGATGGGCCCCCTTACGCAAATGGAAATTTCCATGTGGGTCACTCTCTCAATAAAATTTTAAAAGATATCATTGTTAAATCTAAAACTCTCGCTGGCTTTCAAACCGACATGATTCCTGGATGGGATTGTCATGGTCTTCCCATCGAAGTACAGGTGTTAAAGAATCTTGGCAAAGAAGCAAGAAACACAAGTCCTAGTGAACTTAGAAAAAAATGCCGCGAGTATGCTACTGAATTTGTAGGCAAACAAGGCGAAGACTTAAGTCGCTTTTTATGTTTCTGGGAAGAAGATAGAAAGTATCTCACTATGGCTCCGGAATTTGAAGCAAGGATTGTGGAAGTATTTGGATCCCTCTTTGAAAAAGGATATATCTACAAAGGAAAAAAACCTGTGTATTGGTGTATTGATCTAGCAACTGCTCATGCAGAAGCAGAGATCGAATACCAAAACCATGTATCACCTTCCATCTATGTAAAGTTTGCTGTCAAAGGCGAAAAAGATACGTATTGCCTCATTTGGACCACCACTCCTTGGACACTCCCCGCAAACCTTGCGATTTGTTTTAATCAAGATTTGGACTACTCTCTTTTCCAATCGGACAGTCATGGAAGACTGATCCTTGCTGATGGATTAAAAGAAGCAGTGGAACAAAAAACAGGGATCACACTCACAAAGATTCATTCTTTAACAAGTGAAGATCTTGGAAAAATGACCTTCTTACATCCGTTTATCGATAGAGATTCCATTCCTCTTTTTGGAAACCATGTCACTTTAGATGCGGGAACAGGTTGTGTCCATACAGCCCCAGGGCACGGAACAGACGACTACCGTGTGGGAACAGCGGCAGGTCTACCTCCTCTTTCTCCGGTTGATGATTACGGCCGTTATACGGACGAATTTGAAATGATGAAAGGTATCAAAATCTGGGATGCCAATCCGAAAATCGTGGATCTTCTCAGAGAAAAAAATGCCCTAGTCCACTACTCCGAATTCACTCACTCTTATCCTCATAGTTGGAGGAGTAAAAAACCTCTGATCTTTCGAGCCACACCTCAATGGTTTTTTTCCATTGACCATGCAGGCCTTAGAGAAGAGTCCCTAAAGGCCATTGACAAAGTTCAGTGGATTCCCGATTGGGGGATCACACGGATTCGTTCCATGGTGGAATCAAGACCTGACTGGTGTTTGTCGAGACAAAGAAATTGGGGGGTACCAATTCCCTCTTTTACTTGTAAATCTTGTGGGTTCACCCATCTGGATGACAAAACCATCAAACATTTCATCCAAATTGTAAAAAAAGAAGGAATCGAAGTTTGGTATGAAAGAGAAGCAAAAGACCTACTCCCCGAAGGAACCAAATGTTCAAAGTGCGGGTCTCTTGACTTAAAACAAGACAAAGATATTTTAGATGTTTGGTTTGATTCTGGAGTATCCAGCTTTGCTGTGTTTGGTGATTCTCTTGACCGCGAACCTGCTGATTTATACTTAGAAGGTTCCGACCAACACAGAGGATGGTTCCAATCTTCTCTTTGGCCTTCGATGGCAATTCGAAAAAGGCCACCTTATAAATCGGTCCTTACCCATGGTTATGTCTTAGATGAAAAAGGCCACGCCATGTCTAAATCCCTTGGAAACGTGATCAATCCTACAACGGACATCATCAACCAATTCGGGGCAGATATCCTAAGGCTTTGGGTTTCCACTCAAGACTTTAGAGATGATGTTAAAATCGGAAAGGACTCCATCAAAACGGTTGCCGAGGCTTATCGTAAAATTCGAAACACATTCCGTTACCTATTAGGAAATACGAATGCAGAAACACTCACATGGAATCTAAAAAAAGAAGATTTAGAACCCATCGATAGGTACTATCTGCATAAACTCGCCAAACTGAATGAAGATGTCAAAAAACTCTACGAAAACTACCACTTCCACCAAGTGTATCATAGAGTTTTGGTATTCTGTACTGTGGATCTGTCACAAGACTATTTCGAAATCATTCGAGACAGAATGTACTGTGATGCCAAAGATTCCAAAACAAGAAAGTCTTCTGAGTATGCTCTAGCAGTCATTTTGGAAACTCTCACAAAAATCTTAGCACCCATCTTATCTTTTACCACTGAAGAAGTATGGACTGAGTTTGGTGCAAAGGATTCTGTTTTTTATTCTGACTTTTCTGACTTAACCTCTTGGGTAGATTCCCAATTAGAATCGCAATTTGTATCAGTTTTCCAAACGAAAGAATTAGTACAAAAAGCTTTGGAAGAAGCAAGAAAACTTGGAAAACTAGGTAAATCTTTAGAAGCTGAAGTTTTAGTCACAGGTGAATCCTTAAAAGAAACTGGATTTAGCAAAGAAGACTTAAGCCTATTCTATGTAGTATCAGAAGTAAGTTTCGATGCTGGTGGCCTTCGTGAGGTATTTTCAGAATGGAAAGGGGAAAAGGATTCCATCCAAATTCGTAAACCCCACCACCACGAGTGCCCACGCTGTTGGCGTCATGTTTCGGAAACAGAAGGAAAACTTTGTGGAAGGTGCGATACGGTAGTTTCTAAACTTTCACCTAAATAA
- a CDS encoding leucine-rich repeat domain-containing protein — translation MKSFVYRTVTILFLTSLFFHCNKEVVNAGEWLENHKEDRVLNLSNKEVGVLPASIGNLTKVEELTLQYDSLKELPKEIGNLKQLKILNLFGNPIKTLPEEIGNLENLEILLLGRTELNEIPQVIGRLQKLKTLALDETKVQLTEADVEVIASLPHLEILDLTLMREYKTLPKNLSKLNSLKHLVLQKTLLEKSDVVRLRDELPKVRVKL, via the coding sequence ATGAAGTCTTTTGTATACAGAACAGTTACGATTTTATTTCTCACTTCCCTATTTTTCCACTGCAATAAGGAAGTTGTCAATGCAGGCGAATGGTTAGAAAACCATAAAGAAGATCGGGTTCTTAATCTTTCCAACAAAGAAGTGGGAGTCCTTCCTGCATCCATAGGAAATTTAACCAAGGTGGAAGAACTAACCCTTCAATACGATTCACTCAAAGAACTCCCAAAAGAAATCGGAAACCTCAAACAATTAAAGATTTTAAATCTCTTTGGAAACCCAATCAAAACCTTACCGGAAGAGATCGGTAACTTAGAAAATTTAGAAATTTTACTTCTCGGTAGAACCGAACTGAATGAAATTCCGCAAGTCATTGGTCGTTTACAAAAATTAAAAACGCTGGCTTTAGATGAAACAAAAGTCCAACTAACAGAGGCTGATGTAGAGGTGATAGCAAGTCTTCCCCATTTAGAAATCCTTGACCTAACTCTCATGCGGGAATACAAAACCCTACCGAAAAACCTGTCGAAATTAAATTCCCTAAAACATCTCGTTTTACAAAAGACCCTACTCGAAAAATCGGATGTGGTTCGGCTTCGGGACGAACTTCCCAAGGTGCGAGTCAAACTCTAA
- a CDS encoding methyl-accepting chemotaxis protein translates to MAAVLLERQKKVDTFFLWAILAHTPLVFFLSLGYGATTVVTLSAVVLSFVSFVFYRLGRGTFFLRAWNGAALMMFSALMIQAQFGRIEMHFHVFSALAILFVYDDWRVLLLAALTIAIHHLVGNYIQEFGTVIFGTKVMVYSYGTGLEIVFTHALFVVFETGFLIYFSYRSVMELRKQIEAQTHLETVIAGVTAALEEVSSGTKNFVGNSALISQKVLEFESSFQTQSSSIEAISAATEETAASSQLILEGSNRQIKEVKTVEELNRNLFSLNEGFVTSLEVMRSKIQESADTVKKTEAEFTGLYQSMEVAVDDSEKMEEILELISDIAEKVNLLSLNASIEAARAGDAGRGFAVVASEISKLADSTAEATKNISSISGKIKSAIQVSFKQSNQINQTVQSFVKSILSSEEGMRELTVKITGTLSAFEKQEQALQTLDQIAQEMQLSSKEQSTSMEEISASIMDLNVKTQTNLGTSSNMIALIEKGNIIFNDLKGSVETLAAVIEDEES, encoded by the coding sequence TTGGCAGCGGTTCTATTGGAACGCCAAAAAAAAGTAGATACATTTTTTCTTTGGGCAATTTTGGCTCACACTCCCCTTGTTTTTTTTCTCTCATTAGGATACGGTGCTACTACTGTCGTCACTTTATCGGCAGTTGTACTTTCCTTTGTTTCATTTGTGTTCTACCGTTTGGGACGAGGAACTTTTTTTCTAAGAGCCTGGAATGGGGCTGCACTTATGATGTTCAGTGCTCTCATGATCCAGGCCCAGTTTGGTCGGATCGAAATGCACTTTCATGTATTCAGTGCTCTTGCTATTTTATTTGTCTATGACGATTGGAGAGTTTTACTCTTAGCAGCGCTGACCATTGCCATACACCACTTAGTTGGAAATTACATTCAAGAATTTGGTACTGTCATTTTCGGAACTAAAGTGATGGTTTATAGTTATGGAACGGGACTTGAGATTGTATTCACACATGCTTTGTTCGTTGTATTTGAAACAGGATTTTTGATTTATTTTTCCTATCGTTCTGTGATGGAACTAAGAAAACAAATTGAAGCACAAACTCATTTAGAAACTGTGATTGCGGGGGTGACTGCTGCATTGGAAGAAGTATCTTCTGGAACGAAAAATTTTGTTGGAAACTCCGCTCTAATCTCTCAAAAAGTTTTAGAGTTCGAAAGTTCTTTCCAAACTCAATCATCTTCCATCGAAGCAATTTCTGCAGCAACAGAAGAAACTGCAGCATCGAGCCAATTGATTTTGGAAGGGTCCAATCGGCAAATCAAAGAAGTAAAAACCGTAGAAGAATTGAATCGAAATTTGTTCAGTTTAAACGAAGGATTTGTTACTTCCTTGGAAGTGATGCGTTCAAAAATCCAAGAATCCGCTGATACGGTTAAAAAAACAGAGGCAGAATTTACAGGGTTGTACCAGTCCATGGAAGTGGCTGTGGATGATTCGGAAAAGATGGAAGAAATTCTAGAACTAATTTCTGATATTGCAGAAAAGGTCAACTTACTTTCGTTAAACGCATCGATTGAAGCTGCACGTGCTGGAGATGCTGGCCGGGGATTTGCCGTAGTTGCTTCTGAGATCTCTAAACTAGCTGACTCTACAGCAGAAGCAACGAAAAACATTTCTTCTATATCAGGAAAAATTAAATCGGCTATCCAAGTAAGTTTCAAACAGTCCAACCAAATCAACCAAACAGTCCAAAGTTTTGTTAAGTCCATTCTTTCCTCAGAAGAAGGAATGAGAGAACTAACAGTAAAAATTACAGGAACACTTTCCGCTTTCGAAAAACAAGAACAGGCACTCCAAACTTTAGATCAAATTGCACAAGAGATGCAGCTTTCTAGTAAGGAACAGTCGACAAGTATGGAAGAAATTTCCGCTTCCATTATGGATTTGAATGTAAAAACCCAAACGAATTTGGGAACCAGTTCGAATATGATTGCACTCATCGAAAAAGGAAATATTATTTTCAATGACTTGAAGGGATCTGTCGAAACCTTAGCTGCCGTCATTGAAGATGAAGAATCATAA
- a CDS encoding SCO family protein: protein MKNHKIKNLVLFFLGFLFLFVLSLGIGYFGEKSRFVECPFCKERFSNEPKDTWIWIYPGLVGCGKKCPLALAALRQFQDRFPEIQSSFYFLVTDPNETEEAIQSYLAYYQKSLKIRALRPKTEEEVSFYRKLGAYLPVHPSLKKRDEHGTQFFLVPPNRDFMYLIPKLGEEEWSEIRKEIESKSIQ, encoded by the coding sequence ATGAAGAATCATAAAATTAAAAACCTTGTACTATTTTTCCTTGGTTTTTTATTCCTATTTGTTCTTAGTTTAGGAATTGGTTACTTTGGGGAGAAGTCTCGATTTGTAGAGTGTCCTTTTTGTAAAGAAAGGTTTTCAAATGAACCAAAAGATACATGGATTTGGATTTATCCTGGGCTTGTGGGTTGTGGGAAAAAATGTCCATTGGCACTGGCTGCCCTTCGTCAGTTCCAAGATCGTTTTCCTGAAATTCAATCTTCCTTTTATTTTTTAGTTACCGATCCAAATGAAACAGAAGAAGCGATCCAGTCTTACTTGGCTTATTACCAAAAAAGTTTAAAGATTAGGGCTCTTCGTCCTAAAACAGAAGAAGAAGTTAGTTTCTATCGGAAGTTAGGTGCTTATTTGCCTGTCCATCCATCTCTTAAAAAACGAGATGAACATGGAACTCAATTTTTTTTGGTTCCCCCCAATCGCGATTTTATGTATTTAATACCGAAATTGGGAGAAGAAGAGTGGAGCGAAATCAGAAAGGAAATAGAATCCAAATCCATTCAATGA
- the speD gene encoding adenosylmethionine decarboxylase has product MDKEKIKLSGFNNLTKVLSFNLYDFCITLDDEQKGRYVSYIHDKYNASKITEISKEIVKRIDANILSVSAQDYDPVGASAMVLMSDVKGGGNPIPSAQVSMHLDKSHITVHTYPDAADPDGICSFRVDIDISTCGEIIPLDSINFLFEAFECDVVYIDYVVRGYTRLADGRKIYNDHHFNSILDFVKPELKRNYTFLSDINMPQDNTWQTKMMIKELGPENYLLNPEDISHPDVPNKMKLLREEMKEVYHMIH; this is encoded by the coding sequence ATGGATAAAGAAAAAATCAAACTTTCCGGTTTCAACAATCTGACAAAAGTTTTGAGTTTTAACCTCTACGATTTTTGCATCACTTTGGATGACGAACAAAAAGGTAGATACGTAAGTTATATCCACGACAAATACAACGCTAGCAAAATAACAGAAATTTCTAAAGAGATTGTCAAACGAATTGATGCCAATATACTTTCTGTCTCCGCACAAGACTACGATCCTGTAGGTGCTTCTGCTATGGTTCTTATGAGTGATGTCAAAGGTGGTGGTAATCCCATTCCATCGGCTCAGGTGAGTATGCACCTAGACAAATCTCATATCACAGTCCACACTTATCCTGATGCTGCGGATCCCGATGGAATTTGTTCCTTTCGAGTGGACATAGACATTTCAACCTGCGGAGAGATCATCCCTCTTGACTCCATCAACTTTTTATTTGAAGCTTTTGAATGTGATGTTGTTTATATTGATTATGTAGTTCGTGGGTACACTCGTTTGGCGGATGGAAGAAAAATTTACAACGACCACCATTTCAACTCCATTTTGGATTTTGTAAAACCGGAACTAAAAAGAAACTATACATTTTTATCAGATATCAACATGCCACAGGACAATACTTGGCAAACTAAAATGATGATTAAAGAACTTGGACCAGAAAACTATCTTCTAAACCCAGAAGATATTTCACACCCGGATGTTCCGAACAAAATGAAACTTTTACGTGAGGAAATGAAAGAAGTTTACCACATGATCCATTAA
- a CDS encoding alpha-glucosidase → MEWWKQTSIYQIYPWSFQDSNGDGIGDLQGILGRLDQIQALGVETIWFSPFYQSPGEDFGYDISDYTAIDPRFGTMEDCDKLIKEIHKRKMRIVLDMVMNHTSDKHPWFLESKSSKENPKRDFYIWRKGTKKPPNNWISMVGTSGWNYDKTTDEFYYSNFLSFQPDLNYRNPKVKKVMFGILDFWLDKGVDGFRLDIFNSIYKDENFRDNPSSLRYFPTPDNHDEAFFQKKQFNLNLPESFAFAKEVRKHISKYKQKPFLIGEVSGSDKVLKSFLGEKADGLSLVFQFELIHFDYHAKFFKDLLEKNEKDFPAPFVPTYVLGNHDQRRYIDRLGGDIRKAKVLSAFQFLARGIPIVYYGEEIARKEGRISNFLGKDPIAKMNRLVPLFLSNLLGIYINRDNCRLPMLWDESKNAGFSKESPWLPLGKFQIEDTVLNQKTNKDSLWNHYRSLFQLRKGSVVLKEGSVKTKFSNNPDVLSFERILGNKVVIVYLNFGEKETKETIPKGSKSLYQFGGAKEREGILQLGAHSGAVFETILKK, encoded by the coding sequence ATGGAATGGTGGAAACAAACTTCAATTTACCAAATTTACCCTTGGTCCTTTCAGGATTCCAATGGGGACGGAATTGGCGATTTACAAGGGATTCTTGGACGTTTGGACCAAATCCAAGCTTTGGGTGTGGAAACCATTTGGTTTTCTCCTTTTTATCAAAGTCCTGGAGAAGATTTCGGCTACGATATATCCGACTACACTGCCATTGATCCCCGGTTTGGGACAATGGAAGACTGTGACAAACTCATCAAAGAAATCCACAAACGAAAGATGAGGATTGTTCTAGACATGGTGATGAACCATACTTCAGACAAACATCCGTGGTTTTTGGAATCCAAATCTTCTAAAGAAAATCCCAAAAGAGATTTTTACATTTGGAGAAAAGGAACTAAAAAACCACCTAACAATTGGATTTCGATGGTGGGAACTTCTGGATGGAATTATGACAAAACAACCGATGAGTTTTACTATAGTAATTTTTTATCTTTTCAACCCGATCTAAACTATCGTAACCCCAAAGTCAAAAAAGTCATGTTCGGTATTTTGGATTTTTGGTTGGATAAGGGAGTGGATGGGTTTCGACTCGATATCTTTAACTCAATTTATAAAGATGAAAATTTTCGAGATAACCCTTCGAGTTTACGTTATTTTCCTACGCCAGATAACCATGATGAGGCGTTTTTTCAGAAGAAACAATTTAATTTAAATTTACCAGAGTCTTTTGCATTTGCAAAGGAAGTTCGTAAACATATTTCCAAATACAAACAAAAGCCTTTTTTGATTGGAGAAGTGAGTGGGTCGGACAAAGTATTAAAATCCTTTTTAGGGGAAAAAGCGGATGGACTAAGCCTTGTATTCCAATTCGAACTGATTCACTTTGATTACCATGCAAAGTTTTTTAAAGATCTTTTGGAAAAAAATGAAAAAGATTTTCCAGCTCCTTTCGTACCTACCTATGTATTGGGAAACCATGACCAAAGGCGTTACATCGATCGGTTAGGTGGTGATATTCGTAAAGCCAAAGTTCTTTCGGCATTCCAATTTTTAGCAAGGGGAATTCCAATCGTATATTATGGGGAAGAGATAGCAAGGAAAGAAGGGCGGATCTCTAATTTCCTGGGAAAAGATCCCATTGCCAAAATGAATCGTTTGGTTCCTCTATTTTTATCCAATTTACTTGGAATTTATATCAATAGAGACAATTGTCGTCTGCCTATGTTATGGGATGAGAGTAAAAATGCTGGATTTTCGAAGGAAAGTCCTTGGTTGCCTTTAGGGAAATTCCAAATAGAAGATACTGTTCTCAATCAAAAAACAAATAAAGATTCTCTTTGGAACCATTACCGTTCCTTATTTCAATTAAGAAAAGGATCCGTAGTTTTGAAAGAGGGAAGTGTTAAAACAAAATTTTCGAACAACCCAGACGTTTTGAGTTTTGAAAGGATCCTTGGGAATAAAGTTGTAATTGTGTATTTAAACTTCGGGGAGAAAGAAACCAAAGAAACAATTCCTAAAGGATCTAAGTCATTGTATCAGTTTGGTGGTGCAAAAGAGCGGGAAGGAATTCTCCAATTGGGAGCCCATTCGGGAGCTGTTTTTGAAACAATATTAAAGAAGTAA
- a CDS encoding STAS domain-containing protein yields MVTKSIEENCYRIESNRLDVYSAASLEEDMTSIFQKGVSSLSLDFSNVEEVSSAVLGLLLYKKMAYQKQGVTLLLINVNPQIQKILKILNLNGYLLL; encoded by the coding sequence ATGGTCACAAAATCAATAGAGGAAAATTGTTATCGAATTGAGTCGAATCGATTGGATGTATATTCTGCTGCAAGCCTGGAGGAAGACATGACAAGTATTTTCCAGAAAGGAGTCTCCTCTCTCTCCTTAGATTTTTCCAATGTGGAAGAAGTATCCTCCGCTGTTCTTGGACTTTTATTATACAAAAAAATGGCCTACCAAAAACAGGGAGTTACATTGTTACTCATCAACGTAAACCCACAGATCCAAAAGATTTTAAAAATTCTAAATCTAAATGGGTATTTACTTCTTTAA
- a CDS encoding polyprenol monophosphomannose synthase yields the protein MQNKTSIILPTYNEAGNIKNCAETISKILEKESLDFEIVIVDDNSPDGTFEVAKVLAEYDKRIKPFVRTTERGLSSAVTYGYGKAEGDNLVVVDADFQHDYTKIPEVIRLLKDNDIVVATRRSSDGGYGNFPIFRKLASQFATKISEWLFPVPISDPMSGFFGIRKSVYLETKGKLHPRGYKILFEILGSVRTEKIAEVGYTFGLRTWGQSKLDSGVIFYFIWDLISIKWNQWRSSHTFQFRSKRRNSHIHP from the coding sequence ATGCAAAATAAAACAAGTATTATACTCCCAACATACAACGAAGCCGGCAATATCAAAAACTGTGCCGAAACAATTTCTAAAATTTTAGAAAAAGAATCATTAGATTTTGAAATCGTCATTGTAGATGACAATTCTCCTGATGGCACTTTTGAAGTTGCGAAAGTACTAGCAGAGTATGACAAAAGAATCAAACCCTTTGTGCGTACGACAGAAAGAGGTTTAAGCTCTGCTGTCACATACGGGTATGGAAAGGCAGAAGGAGACAATTTGGTTGTAGTGGATGCTGATTTCCAACATGACTATACAAAAATCCCTGAAGTCATTCGCCTACTAAAAGATAACGATATCGTTGTAGCTACGCGAAGAAGTTCAGATGGAGGTTACGGAAACTTTCCCATCTTTCGAAAATTAGCAAGTCAGTTTGCTACTAAAATTTCTGAGTGGTTGTTCCCCGTACCTATATCTGATCCGATGAGTGGATTTTTCGGAATTCGTAAGTCAGTCTATCTAGAAACAAAAGGTAAACTCCACCCAAGAGGATATAAAATCCTTTTTGAAATTTTAGGTTCGGTTCGCACAGAAAAAATAGCAGAAGTTGGTTATACTTTTGGCCTTAGAACTTGGGGACAATCGAAACTTGACTCTGGAGTGATCTTTTATTTTATATGGGACCTAATTTCGATTAAATGGAACCAATGGAGGTCTTCTCACACTTTCCAGTTTCGGTCCAAAAGAAGAAATTCCCATATCCATCCATAA
- a CDS encoding ArnT family glycosyltransferase, which translates to MFFAVLFILSAIFAMTLGVPDVAFPQGDEIMHIRSIRESLDAGSYTLPVLSGLPNPYKPPLLFWMGMFFDKIFGVSYFSERLVSFLFGLGTLTLFYKLYNSISHSLKETKLATLAFAFSFLSLKFFGLLMMEGAMVFFTLLYVFLFYQSKKSKKQTYIAWGSFFVGFGYLLKGPILHIYILLFLLSYLYIKMIRVRRGHFQISYRPLREERVTLLLFTLSFIIPILWVSYLYLFTSSGKELLRFFFITENMGKFYAANQSGLRIWGGWFLYTIPFTIPLIHITWMITIRKTSNQKNKILATVVLVFLLFVTIFHLMPNRKDPYYVTPFIAFLFLLPALKKETWKTLILSKYNQYSIPLFYFLFVLVAIILRLPALFAFSLLGIIITVGAILSLQNEKFRFYGIFFPQLLLIPITMFLLLRPMADPDTAKQLTGIQTKEICVIAENPWTAMDIQNRIKDTKVYFALPLTYKETCPTADTLIVFRDTTLTEDWKKVASWFQWKQHLNLDSNQILRALLKMDKRSFQSEITVWKRGENL; encoded by the coding sequence ATGTTTTTTGCTGTTCTTTTTATTCTATCTGCAATTTTCGCTATGACCCTCGGTGTTCCCGATGTGGCCTTCCCGCAAGGGGACGAAATTATGCACATTCGTTCCATTCGGGAAAGTTTGGATGCTGGTAGTTATACCCTTCCTGTTTTATCAGGTCTTCCCAATCCTTACAAACCACCTCTTCTTTTTTGGATGGGAATGTTCTTCGATAAAATTTTTGGTGTGAGTTATTTTTCTGAACGATTGGTTTCTTTTTTATTTGGCCTCGGAACTTTGACTTTGTTCTATAAACTTTACAATTCAATAAGTCATTCACTAAAGGAAACTAAACTCGCAACACTAGCTTTTGCTTTCTCTTTTCTTTCTCTTAAGTTTTTTGGCCTACTGATGATGGAAGGGGCAATGGTGTTTTTTACACTGCTTTATGTTTTTTTATTCTACCAATCTAAGAAATCAAAAAAACAAACATATATTGCATGGGGTAGTTTCTTCGTTGGATTCGGATACCTCCTCAAAGGTCCAATCCTTCATATTTATATTCTATTATTTTTGCTCAGTTATTTATACATTAAAATGATTCGAGTGAGAAGAGGACATTTTCAAATTTCCTACCGTCCTCTTCGAGAAGAAAGAGTTACACTTCTACTATTTACACTTTCTTTCATAATTCCAATCCTTTGGGTTTCTTATTTGTATCTATTTACAAGTTCAGGAAAAGAATTGTTACGTTTCTTTTTTATCACTGAAAATATGGGGAAATTTTACGCAGCCAACCAGTCTGGACTTAGAATTTGGGGAGGTTGGTTCCTTTACACAATTCCATTTACAATTCCTTTAATCCATATTACATGGATGATCACCATAAGAAAAACTTCGAACCAAAAAAACAAAATTTTGGCTACGGTGGTTTTGGTATTTTTATTATTTGTTACCATCTTTCACTTAATGCCAAATAGAAAAGACCCTTACTATGTAACGCCCTTTATCGCTTTTCTATTTTTATTACCGGCCTTAAAAAAAGAAACTTGGAAGACATTGATTCTTTCCAAATACAATCAATATTCCATTCCCCTATTTTACTTTTTATTTGTATTGGTAGCAATTATTTTGAGGCTTCCTGCTCTCTTTGCATTTTCACTTCTAGGAATCATCATCACTGTAGGTGCTATACTTTCCTTACAAAATGAAAAGTTTCGTTTTTATGGAATCTTTTTCCCCCAACTCCTACTCATTCCAATTACCATGTTTTTACTCCTACGCCCAATGGCTGACCCCGATACCGCCAAACAACTAACAGGAATACAAACTAAAGAAATTTGTGTGATTGCAGAGAATCCTTGGACAGCAATGGACATTCAAAACAGAATCAAAGATACTAAAGTTTACTTTGCTCTCCCTCTCACTTACAAAGAAACCTGTCCTACTGCCGATACTCTCATCGTTTTTCGAGACACTACACTCACAGAGGACTGGAAGAAAGTGGCCTCTTGGTTTCAGTGGAAACAACATCTGAATTTAGATTCCAATCAAATTTTACGAGCCCTTCTGAAGATGGACAAACGTTCTTTCCAATCAGAAATCACTGTTTGGAAACGGGGAGAAAACCTATGA